Within Nitrospirota bacterium, the genomic segment CCTTTAATTGATTTGACCAGATCACTTTGCTGCTGTTGATGTCAACGCAATAGAGGCGGCCATATGTGTGAGCGTAGATGAAATCGCCCCTTTTCAGCATATTTACGAATCCATTCCCCGTCTTTAACCATGATCGATTGAGTGTTATTTCCTTCATGGTATTGCCGGTCCCTGCGTCAAGTACCAGTATCCTGCCCTTGGCACCGATATAAATGTAAGGCATTATTTCCTCCTTCTTTGTTGTCAACGTTCAAGGTAACCGGCCTGCGCGGCTTTTCGGCCGGTTGTTCACGGGGAAAACCTCTGAGCAGCGCGTGCCCGTGCCTTGGCGGCCTCTTCAGCGCGGTTCCTCGGCGGTGCGTTCGTCTCAAGCGTGCTCAGGAGCCTTCTGGAAGCCGCTGCTACCGCGTCAACAGCCGCAAGGAATGCAGCTTCGTTGGCCTTCGATGGCTTGTTGAATCCGCTTACTTTTCTCACGAATTGCAGCGCGGCCCCTCGGATCTCGTCGTCGGTCACGGGCGGTTCGAAATTGAAGAGGGTTCTGATGTTTCTGCACATGAGTATTTCCTCCCTGTGCCAGAGTCAACAGTCAAGAGTTGAATTACGTGTGCAACACGTGTAATGCCGTTGTCCATGGTTTCCTCGAGGAGCGGCAGAGCAAACAAAGTTCGCGTTACGCGCCGAATGGTATGAAGGAAAACAGGCCGATTGCTTCGGCCCTTCGGCCGCGTGGTTCATTCGGAGCGATCCCGCCCCGCAGTATCCAGCAAGGCTTGAGCCGCCCAGGGAACCCGAACTGCCTCCCCTCCCGCCTCGTGCTCCACGCGGGACAGGACCGCTCCTGAGAATCGTGCTGAGGCTCTTGTCCTCTCAGGAAAATGCAATCAGGTACCAGACCGGCATGACAAGAAAGGCCATGACCGTCTGGGCGGTGATGATCGAGGCCATCGTATCGGTTTCTCCGCCGAGTTGACGCGCCAGGATGTAGGCCGTGGGCGCGGTCGGTGTTGTCAACGCGAGCAGGAGCGTGCCGCCAGCCGCACCCGTCAACCCCGTGAGACGGACCAGAAGCACGGCTGTCAGCGGTTTGATGCCAAACTGAACGGCTGACGATGCCGCGATCGAACCCAGGTGGCCGCGAACCACACCGGGGCGCAGGGCGGCTCCCACGGCCAGCAGTCCGAACGGCAGCGCGGCCCGGCTCAC encodes:
- a CDS encoding DUF2277 domain-containing protein; amino-acid sequence: MCRNIRTLFNFEPPVTDDEIRGAALQFVRKVSGFNKPSKANEAAFLAAVDAVAAASRRLLSTLETNAPPRNRAEEAAKARARAAQRFSP